The Mycobacterium haemophilum DSM 44634 sequence TTGCCGAAATACTTGGGGAGGAACGCGTTCGTCCAGCGGTCGCCCTTTGTGCATCAGTCTGAATCGCTTCAGGCAGGCTGGATTACGTCGCGCACGAGGCATTCACAGACCAGTCGACGCCGCACCCATGCGAGTCTCGATTGGTCCGGTCAACCGCTGGGTACTCGATCCGTCATGGATCAGTCCCAAGTACCACTGCTCGACGCGCTGGTCAACTACCACCGCAGCAACCGTTACGGCTTCACACCGCCAGGTCACCGCCAAGGCGCTGGCGTCGACGAACGCGTCCTTGCCGCGTTAGGCAAGGACGCGTTTCGCAACGACGTGCTCGCCACCGCCGGACTCGACGATCGGTTGGCCCGCGGGAAATTTCTGGCGCGGGCAGAGGCATTGATGGCCAACGCCGTCGGCGCGGAGACGGCCTTCTTCTCCACCTGCGGTAGCTCGCTGTCGGTGCGGGCCGCGATGATGGCTGTGGCTGGTGCGGCAGGCGGCGGACTTCTCGTCGCCCGTGACAGCCACAAGTCGATCGTCGCCGGCTTGATCTTCTCCGGAGTTCAGCCAAGGTGGATTCCCCCTCGATGGGATAGCACGCTGCACTTCTCCCATCCCCCCTCGCCCGACCAAGTGCAGGAGGCGTGGGAGCGGCACCCTGACGCGGCCGGGGCCCTCATTGTCAGCCCCAGCCCGTATGGCACCTGTGCCGACATCTCACGCATCGCCGACGTCTGCCACCGCCGCGGCAAGCCGCTGATCGTCGATGAGGCTTGGGGGGCACACCTTCCGTTCCACGAAGACTTACCAACGTGGGCGATGGATGCCGGAGCAGATGTGTGCGTGGTCAGCGTGCATAAGGTGGGCGCAGGGTTTGAGCAGGGGTCCGTGTTTCACCAACAGGGTGACTTGGTGGACCCCCAATGGTTGTCGTCATGCGCCGATCTGCTGATGACAACCAGCCCGAATGTGATGGTCTATGCCGCCCTTGATGGTTGGCGACGCCAGATGGTTGAGCACGGTCACGAGCTGCTCAGTGCCGAACTTGAGCTGGCCAGCGAGCTACGGTCCCGCCTCGCCGAAATCGCGGACCTGCGGGTCCTGGAGGACGAGTTACTGGGCACAGAAGCGTCCTGCGACCTGGACACAACGCAGGTCTTGATGGACGTCTCCGCGACCGGAACATCGGGATACCAAGCCGTGGATTGGCTGCGCGAAAACCGCCAACTCGACCTCGGCCTAAGCGATCACCGTCGCATTCTGGCGACGATGTCGTTCGCTGACAACAAGCACACCGCCGATCGACTCGTAGCAGCGATGACCCAATGGCGCACAGCGGCAAGGGACTTCCGGCGCCCGCAACCAATACAGTTGCCCTCGCCAACGGAATTGCAACTTGATACCGTCTGTCTGCCTCGTGACGCGTTCTTCGGACCGACCGAAATGGTGCCTGCATCAAGAGCCGCCGGACGCATCGCAGCAGAACAGATCACCCCTTATCCA is a genomic window containing:
- a CDS encoding aminotransferase class I/II-fold pyridoxal phosphate-dependent enzyme, translating into MDQSQVPLLDALVNYHRSNRYGFTPPGHRQGAGVDERVLAALGKDAFRNDVLATAGLDDRLARGKFLARAEALMANAVGAETAFFSTCGSSLSVRAAMMAVAGAAGGGLLVARDSHKSIVAGLIFSGVQPRWIPPRWDSTLHFSHPPSPDQVQEAWERHPDAAGALIVSPSPYGTCADISRIADVCHRRGKPLIVDEAWGAHLPFHEDLPTWAMDAGADVCVVSVHKVGAGFEQGSVFHQQGDLVDPQWLSSCADLLMTTSPNVMVYAALDGWRRQMVEHGHELLSAELELASELRSRLAEIADLRVLEDELLGTEASCDLDTTQVLMDVSATGTSGYQAVDWLRENRQLDLGLSDHRRILATMSFADNKHTADRLVAAMTQWRTAARDFRRPQPIQLPSPTELQLDTVCLPRDAFFGPTEMVPASRAAGRIAAEQITPYPPGIPMVVPGERLNDAVVDYLRSGAEAGMNLPDPADPTAQQFRVVA